The following is a genomic window from Sporosarcina jeotgali.
CAACGGAGTCTCGCAGGTCCAAGTGTGCTAGCCAAGGTCATATCAGACAAATATAATCTTTATCTTCCTCTATATCGTCAGGTAAAAGAATGGCTTCGTCATGGGTTGGAAACGAATGATAAAAATCTATCCAACTGGGTGATCAAGGTTTCAAATGAGTGGCTATTGCCTTTATACCAACGGATGACTTCACTAGCGATGCGAAGGACTGTCCTACATGTTGACGAGACAACAGCGCAAGTGATTTATCGGCCTGATGGAAAGCCTGGGAACACGAAGGCATACAATTGGGTCTACAAAACTGTTCCCTGCCAAGGACCTGTGATGGTGCTTTTCCATAGTTCGCTATCGCGAGCACGAGAAGTTCTGAAGAACTTCCTTGGTGATTACAAAGGAACAATCATTTGTGATGGCTATTCTGCATACGGCGGTTTACCAGGTGTCACCTTTGCCAACTGTTGGGCGCATGTTCGTCGTTATTGGCTGAAAGTCGACAGTAAGAATGGTAGGATTGGCGTCGACTATTGCAATCAACTCTATCGACTTGAGAACAAATTCAGAGAAATGCGTCCTGGCAAAAGGCGACGAATGCGAAAGAAGTATTCCAAACCGATTGTGACCGCCTTTTTTAAATGGATAGAAGAAAGTCATTTCTATGGGAAGAATGCGATTGCCACTGCAACTGACTATACATTGAAAAGAAAAGATGAACTCCAACGTTTTCTTTTCGATGGGCGGATTGAAATTGATAATAATCCAGCTGAAAATGCCATCCGTCCCAATGTTCTGGGTCGGAAAAACTGGCTTTTTTCTGTCAGTGAAGCAGGTGCTCAAGCAAATGCGATCTGTTTGAGTTTGGCTGAGACTGCAAAAATCCATGGAATCGATTTCTATGCATATTTGAAAAAAGTATTAACGGATTTGCCGTCTCTTCATTTCCAGCAGACTTCTGAACTATTGGATGCTTATTTTCCGTGGTCGCCGCAAATTCAAGAAACATGTAAATTGAGATAGCCCTTCGTCTTCAAATTATTGAAGAGAAGGGCTATTTGTAGAGCATGCCGAAAGGCTGTGCTTTTTTATATTACGGGCTTACATTGTATTGTTCTCCACTTGATGAAATGGTACGATTCATCAGATTAATTAAAGGATTTTTTCCATATGAGTTTAAAGAGCAGCTGAAAGATACGTTTTTAAAGGGAGTCAGTAAAAACTGCATTGATTCCGCTTCACGTTTTATATTTCCAAACTGTCGAAGCTAATGCTGCTGCCTTTATGAAGCGAAAACGATCTTAACAGGTCAATGTCTAAATCAGCATGACAGTAGAAAACAGACAAAGGTCTTCTGCAACATCTGCCTTAAAAGACTTTAAGAAGAATCGGCACTGGTACAAATATGCCGCTGTTATTTCTGGTTCGCGCCTATAAAGTTAAGACTTGATTGAATCCAATCAAAAATGGCACATTCTCTTTTTAAGTCCTCTATATTTTTAGGTAACACAAGCCATTGGAGTTCATTTGGAAGCGCATGGATGTGTTTTCTTAGAACTGTATTATGTATTGCCTCATCATCAATAAAGAACAATTCATAATCACCTGAGAGCTTTTGATAGACGCGTGTGGAATATTCCTTTCCATTAATAGTAAGATCATAATGTCCCCGGGCATATGGACGGCATCTAATATGATTCCCTTTTAATTTTGACAGGGAATATTCAAATGCCAGAAGATGTGCTTCACTGATGATAAATTCCTCTAAGTAATAGTTATTGTCTACATGCTTTTTCCAATTTACATCGTACATCATGCGAATCGATAAATCGTTTGAATTTCTTATGTTCACTTTATTTTCCTGGAGTGCGAAAGGCATTAAGCGCTCCTTAACCAGAAAGTCAATATTGCTATGATCCAAATCACATCCGTAACTAAGAAGAAACATGTTCTCTAAATTACTCACTCCATACTGACGC
Proteins encoded in this region:
- the tnpC gene encoding IS66 family transposase, with the protein product MANRTSEQALEKVISMLEEQLAHSNQQNEQQSKQIEKLTEQVQHLTKMLFGSKSEKSRYNVPDGQSSLFDEEEDPFHDSEQTEDQSQQVISYTVVRKASKKKRNDHFHEGVETEVVHHYPDLLTCSCCQNDLARIGGIVVREEAEFIPAKLKRIQHMEHSYECKHCKLDSSIAANIVRGKAPQPVIQRSLAGPSVLAKVISDKYNLYLPLYRQVKEWLRHGLETNDKNLSNWVIKVSNEWLLPLYQRMTSLAMRRTVLHVDETTAQVIYRPDGKPGNTKAYNWVYKTVPCQGPVMVLFHSSLSRAREVLKNFLGDYKGTIICDGYSAYGGLPGVTFANCWAHVRRYWLKVDSKNGRIGVDYCNQLYRLENKFREMRPGKRRRMRKKYSKPIVTAFFKWIEESHFYGKNAIATATDYTLKRKDELQRFLFDGRIEIDNNPAENAIRPNVLGRKNWLFSVSEAGAQANAICLSLAETAKIHGIDFYAYLKKVLTDLPSLHFQQTSELLDAYFPWSPQIQETCKLR